In the genome of Streptomyces sp. NBC_00190, one region contains:
- a CDS encoding phosphatidylinositol-specific phospholipase C domain-containing protein, which produces MRLRNRMAGAVTAAVAAVALVLGAAPAGAAGTGAFDDLPYAGSTGVGVHNAYEKAKYPYFADALDSGAAMLELDVWTNFFGSSWRVSHDNPFGNDSNCENATSPAQLRTKSRNQNLAGCLSDIRSWHDAHPGHRPVVLKLELKDGFAANLGRGPAELDALLTGKLGDAVYRPGQLAAGHPDLDTAARAGAWPSRAALAGKFIVELIPGTLEEGNSSDTLWTDREYATHLRSLAAQGRLGQAAAFPAVHRAEAGDPRVRYADASLRPWFVVFDGDASAYASGSIDTGWYDRNHYLLIATDAHNVAPAIDSTRPTEAQARDRLALLAGHHASVVSADWYPLPQVLGTVVPRG; this is translated from the coding sequence ATGAGATTGCGCAACCGGATGGCGGGCGCGGTGACCGCCGCAGTGGCGGCCGTGGCCCTCGTACTGGGCGCGGCCCCGGCCGGCGCGGCCGGTACCGGCGCCTTCGACGACCTCCCGTACGCGGGATCGACCGGAGTCGGCGTGCACAACGCCTACGAGAAGGCCAAGTACCCGTACTTCGCCGACGCGCTGGACTCGGGCGCCGCCATGCTCGAACTCGACGTGTGGACCAATTTCTTCGGCAGTTCGTGGCGGGTCTCCCACGACAATCCTTTCGGCAACGACAGCAACTGCGAGAACGCCACCTCGCCCGCCCAGCTGCGCACCAAGTCCCGCAACCAGAACCTGGCGGGCTGCCTCTCCGACATCCGCAGCTGGCACGACGCCCACCCCGGCCACCGGCCGGTCGTCCTCAAGCTGGAACTCAAGGACGGCTTCGCCGCCAACCTCGGGCGCGGTCCGGCCGAGCTCGACGCGCTGCTGACCGGCAAGCTCGGCGACGCCGTCTACCGTCCCGGCCAGCTGGCCGCCGGTCACCCCGACCTCGACACCGCCGCGCGCGCCGGGGCCTGGCCCAGCCGCGCCGCGCTCGCCGGGAAGTTCATCGTGGAGCTGATCCCCGGCACCTTGGAGGAGGGCAACAGCTCCGACACCCTGTGGACCGACCGCGAGTACGCCACCCACCTGCGCTCCCTCGCGGCCCAGGGCCGGCTCGGCCAGGCCGCCGCGTTCCCGGCGGTGCACCGGGCCGAGGCGGGCGACCCCCGGGTCCGCTACGCCGACGCCTCGCTGCGCCCCTGGTTCGTGGTGTTCGACGGGGACGCGAGCGCGTACGCGTCGGGCTCCATCGACACAGGCTGGTACGACCGCAACCACTACCTGCTGATCGCCACCGACGCCCACAACGTCGCCCCGGCCATCGACTCCACCCGCCCGACCGAGGCGCAGGCACGCGACCGGCTCGCGCTCCTCGCCGGACACCACGCGTCCGTCGTCTCCGCCGACTGGTACCCGCTGCCCCAGGTCCTGGGGACGGTCGTGCCCCGGGGCTGA
- a CDS encoding TetR/AcrR family transcriptional regulator encodes MSPKQQRGEATVDLILTAALRVFAESGQQGFTVNAVVAAGGVSLGSLYHHFGSFDGLAAALYIRCMDQLCDEMVAALTRCRTARTGVQAWVASYLRFTEEHRDVALFLHASAYSGYLVAHAEEIGAAKTEKFAAIMQWMGARMERGEVAPLPAAVIEVMVMGPLTEVARRWLSSTYEIDLAEAARYLPDLIWRSLRPD; translated from the coding sequence ATGTCTCCTAAGCAACAACGCGGCGAGGCCACCGTCGACTTGATCCTGACCGCCGCACTGCGGGTGTTCGCCGAGTCCGGCCAGCAGGGGTTCACGGTGAACGCGGTCGTCGCGGCCGGCGGTGTGAGCCTCGGCAGCCTCTACCACCACTTCGGCAGCTTCGACGGCCTGGCCGCCGCCCTCTACATCCGCTGCATGGACCAGCTGTGCGACGAGATGGTGGCCGCACTGACCCGGTGCCGGACCGCGCGCACCGGTGTCCAGGCGTGGGTGGCGTCCTACCTGCGCTTCACCGAGGAACACCGGGACGTCGCACTGTTCCTGCACGCCTCGGCCTACTCGGGCTACCTCGTGGCCCACGCCGAGGAGATCGGCGCGGCCAAGACGGAGAAGTTCGCGGCCATCATGCAGTGGATGGGGGCGCGCATGGAGCGCGGCGAGGTCGCCCCCCTCCCGGCAGCCGTGATCGAGGTCATGGTCATGGGGCCGCTCACCGAAGTCGCGCGCCGCTGGTTGTCCAGCACCTACGAGATCGACCTGGCGGAGGCCGCGCGCTACCTCCCGGACCTCATCTGGCGCTCCCTGCGCCCCGATTAG
- a CDS encoding LppU/SCO3897 family protein has product MSSQEIPIQLTPQQAAHGVILTVQLPAGPTRVRIPHTRDGDLVRARVGDAEVLLRIRVAGAGAGAGAGAGTGAAGAPRPGAAPAAGGRGCLVALAVLVVLAIGIAAVLSGGDDGASRVSASGAPTEPASRAPTASPSPWSAEPVAPSSRAAVPVPSLELPSPEPTPYDRGTCLNGSLPDSTTAQRVDDIDEVSCSASDAHYRVIESIPFTSELDRCNGNPRTQYAFSHRYTVNGRVISEYVYCLVGIGSYAR; this is encoded by the coding sequence GTGTCGTCGCAGGAGATCCCCATCCAGCTCACCCCGCAGCAGGCTGCCCACGGTGTGATCCTCACCGTCCAGTTGCCGGCGGGCCCGACGCGTGTCCGCATCCCGCACACCCGGGACGGGGACCTCGTCCGGGCCCGCGTCGGCGACGCCGAGGTGCTGCTGCGCATCCGGGTGGCCGGAGCCGGAGCCGGAGCCGGAGCCGGAGCGGGCACCGGGGCCGCGGGTGCGCCCCGGCCCGGAGCGGCCCCCGCGGCGGGCGGCCGCGGCTGCCTGGTGGCGCTCGCGGTCCTGGTGGTGCTGGCCATCGGCATCGCCGCCGTGCTGAGCGGCGGGGACGACGGCGCGAGCAGGGTCTCCGCCTCGGGGGCGCCCACCGAGCCTGCGAGCCGGGCGCCCACCGCGTCGCCGAGTCCCTGGAGCGCCGAGCCCGTCGCCCCGTCCAGCCGAGCGGCAGTCCCGGTACCCAGCCTGGAATTACCCAGCCCGGAGCCCACCCCGTACGACCGCGGCACCTGCCTCAACGGGAGCCTGCCGGACTCGACGACGGCCCAGCGGGTCGACGACATCGACGAGGTCTCCTGCTCGGCGTCCGACGCGCACTACCGGGTGATCGAGTCCATCCCCTTCACGTCGGAACTGGACCGCTGCAACGGCAACCCCAGGACCCAGTACGCCTTCTCCCACCGCTACACCGTCAACGGCAGGGTCATCAGCGAGTACGTGTACTGCCTGGTCGGCATCGGCTCGTACGCCCGCTAG
- a CDS encoding cobalt-precorrin-6A reductase, translated as MSAEPGPLPAHHVLILGGTTEARRLAEALASDPSCRVTTSLAGRVASPVLPPGETLIGGFGGIAGLAAWIVAHDVTRVIDATHPFAERMSFHAAEAQALTGVPLLALRRPGWTARPGDDWTFVDSLEEAADRLPGLGSRAFLTTGRMGLHTFAHLTDTWFLVRSVDPPAAPVPPRLEVLLARGPFTLDDERELIARHRIDVLVTKDSGGSATAPKLTAAREAGIPVLVVRRPAVPQDVPEADSVAAALNWLGSAQSW; from the coding sequence ATGTCTGCTGAACCGGGGCCCCTCCCCGCCCACCACGTCCTGATCCTCGGCGGCACGACCGAGGCCCGCCGCCTCGCGGAGGCACTGGCATCCGACCCCTCGTGCCGGGTGACCACCTCGCTCGCGGGGCGGGTCGCCTCGCCCGTGCTCCCGCCGGGCGAGACCCTGATCGGCGGCTTCGGCGGAATCGCGGGCCTCGCCGCCTGGATCGTCGCCCACGACGTCACCCGCGTCATCGACGCCACCCATCCCTTCGCGGAGCGGATGAGTTTCCACGCGGCCGAGGCTCAGGCGCTCACGGGGGTACCCCTGCTGGCACTGCGGCGCCCCGGCTGGACTGCGCGGCCGGGCGACGACTGGACCTTCGTGGACTCCCTGGAAGAGGCAGCCGACCGGCTGCCCGGTCTCGGCTCCCGCGCGTTCCTGACCACCGGCCGGATGGGCCTGCACACCTTCGCACACCTCACCGACACCTGGTTCCTGGTGCGTTCGGTGGACCCCCCGGCGGCGCCGGTGCCGCCACGCCTGGAAGTCCTGCTCGCCCGGGGCCCGTTCACCCTGGACGACGAGCGGGAGCTGATCGCCCGGCACCGGATCGACGTACTGGTGACGAAGGACAGCGGCGGCTCGGCCACCGCCCCCAAACTCACCGCGGCCCGCGAGGCCGGCATCCCGGTCCTCGTGGTGCGCCGCCCAGCGGTACCGCAGGACGTACCGGAGGCGGACTCGGTGGCCGCGGCCCTGAACTGGCTGGGCAGCGCGCAGAGTTGGTAG
- the pqqA gene encoding pyrroloquinoline quinone precursor peptide PqqA, with translation MAEVKQTPEAWTTPDFVAYETAFEVTAYAARLEK, from the coding sequence ATGGCCGAGGTCAAGCAGACCCCCGAGGCGTGGACCACCCCGGACTTCGTCGCGTACGAGACGGCCTTCGAGGTCACCGCGTACGCCGCGCGTCTGGAGAAGTGA
- the cbiE gene encoding precorrin-6y C5,15-methyltransferase (decarboxylating) subunit CbiE, with protein sequence MSSAPPPAPVTVVGLGADGWAGISAAARSALSCAEVLIGGPRQLDLLPADLCPGQRVAWPSPLRPAVPKLMAEHAGRRIAVLASGDPMFYGIGRALAQELGPRALRVYPHPSSVSYACARLGWPVEDTEVVTVVGRPVARLAAALYEGRRVLVLSAGAASPGEIAALLRERGFGPSRIRVLEQLGSEREEAYEGLADGWDHPPGDPLNVVAVDCRRDPSHPAPRIGATPGLPDAAYEHDGQLTKRRVRAATLCALAPAPGELLWDIGGGSGSIGIEWMRTHPSCRAVAVERVPERAARITRNAAALGVPGLHVVVGAAPDALAGLPAPDAVFIGGGLTAPGLLDAAWAALAPGGRLVVNTVTLESEAVLTDRYRRHGGELVKLSVAHAVPVGGFTGWRQAMPVTQWSVTKSTNEKDL encoded by the coding sequence GTGAGCTCCGCACCGCCCCCCGCCCCCGTCACGGTCGTCGGCCTCGGCGCCGACGGCTGGGCCGGGATCAGCGCCGCCGCGCGCTCGGCGCTGTCCTGCGCCGAGGTGCTGATCGGCGGCCCGCGCCAGCTGGACCTGCTGCCGGCCGACCTGTGCCCCGGGCAGCGGGTGGCCTGGCCGAGCCCGCTGCGGCCGGCCGTGCCGAAGCTGATGGCCGAGCACGCGGGCCGCCGGATCGCGGTGCTGGCCAGCGGCGACCCCATGTTCTACGGGATCGGCCGGGCCCTCGCGCAGGAGCTGGGGCCCCGCGCCCTGCGGGTGTACCCGCACCCCTCCTCGGTCTCCTACGCCTGCGCCCGCCTGGGCTGGCCGGTCGAGGACACCGAGGTGGTCACGGTCGTCGGCCGCCCGGTGGCCCGGCTCGCGGCCGCGCTGTACGAGGGGCGGCGCGTGCTGGTGCTCAGCGCCGGAGCGGCGTCCCCGGGCGAGATCGCCGCCCTGCTCCGGGAGCGGGGCTTCGGCCCGAGCCGGATCCGGGTGCTGGAGCAGCTCGGCTCCGAGCGCGAGGAAGCGTACGAGGGCCTCGCCGACGGCTGGGACCACCCGCCGGGCGACCCCCTGAACGTGGTGGCCGTGGACTGCCGCCGTGACCCCTCTCACCCGGCGCCCCGGATCGGCGCGACGCCGGGCCTGCCGGACGCCGCGTACGAGCACGACGGACAGCTCACCAAGCGCCGGGTCCGGGCCGCGACCCTGTGCGCGCTGGCCCCGGCCCCCGGCGAGCTGCTGTGGGACATCGGCGGCGGCTCCGGCTCCATCGGCATCGAGTGGATGCGCACGCACCCCTCCTGCCGGGCGGTGGCCGTGGAGCGCGTCCCTGAACGGGCGGCGCGGATCACCCGTAACGCGGCGGCGCTCGGCGTGCCCGGCCTGCACGTCGTCGTCGGCGCCGCGCCGGACGCCCTCGCGGGCCTCCCCGCCCCCGACGCGGTGTTCATCGGCGGCGGGCTGACCGCGCCGGGGCTGCTCGACGCGGCCTGGGCAGCGCTCGCCCCCGGCGGCCGGCTGGTGGTCAACACGGTCACCCTGGAGTCGGAGGCGGTCCTCACCGACCGCTACCGGCGCCACGGCGGCGAACTGGTGAAGCTGTCGGTCGCGCACGCGGTGCCGGTCGGCGGTTTCACGGGCTGGCGCCAGGCCATGCCGGTCACCCAGTGGTCGGTGACGAAGTCGACGAACGAGAAGGATCTCTGA
- a CDS encoding trypsin-like serine peptidase — MFSKVHGRAVRASVLVGALGALAFVGAGYLWELRGVAAHRADGDTAQGVYQQDPERADRTAAAVLDGMVHEVADPPTDGKAFADSGPRAHWRSTGWKPSDPLEARPAPAEPAVGALFSPGDDGDPDHHCSAVVVHSPGGDLIATAAHCVYTGGFRTNLAFVPGYSDGAAPYGVWVPTRIDVDPRWTEDQDPDHDVAFVRLRRPGYPGQRLEDFTRAEELGLRPELPAPARVVGYPNTSEQPVDCRNTARAAGPTQLRLDCADVPNGTSGGPVLTDGHTLIGVIGGLDGGGDDETSYSSYFGDGVRALYERATKSS; from the coding sequence ATGTTCAGCAAGGTTCACGGGCGGGCCGTACGGGCCAGCGTGCTCGTCGGCGCCCTCGGCGCGCTGGCCTTCGTGGGCGCCGGGTACCTGTGGGAGCTGCGCGGCGTCGCCGCCCACCGTGCGGACGGGGATACCGCGCAGGGCGTCTACCAGCAGGATCCCGAGCGGGCCGACCGGACGGCGGCCGCCGTGCTGGACGGGATGGTCCACGAGGTCGCGGACCCGCCGACGGACGGCAAGGCCTTCGCCGACAGCGGCCCCAGGGCGCACTGGAGGTCCACCGGGTGGAAGCCTTCGGACCCCTTGGAGGCCCGGCCGGCGCCCGCCGAGCCCGCCGTCGGAGCGCTGTTCTCCCCCGGCGACGACGGCGACCCCGACCACCACTGCTCGGCCGTGGTGGTCCACTCCCCCGGCGGCGACCTCATCGCCACCGCCGCCCACTGCGTGTACACGGGCGGCTTCCGCACCAACCTCGCCTTCGTCCCCGGCTACTCGGACGGCGCGGCTCCGTACGGGGTCTGGGTTCCCACCCGGATCGACGTGGACCCCCGCTGGACCGAGGACCAGGACCCCGACCACGACGTCGCCTTCGTCCGGCTGCGCCGGCCCGGCTACCCCGGCCAGCGACTGGAGGACTTCACCAGGGCCGAGGAACTGGGCCTGCGGCCCGAACTGCCCGCGCCCGCACGGGTCGTGGGCTACCCGAACACCTCCGAGCAGCCGGTGGACTGCCGCAACACCGCCCGGGCCGCCGGGCCGACGCAGCTGCGCCTCGACTGCGCGGACGTGCCCAACGGCACGAGCGGCGGCCCGGTGCTGACCGACGGGCACACGCTGATCGGGGTGATCGGCGGCCTGGACGGCGGGGGCGACGACGAGACCTCGTACAGCAGCTACTTCGGCGACGGGGTCCGGGCCCTGTACGAACGCGCCACGAAGTCCTCGTAA
- a CDS encoding oxidoreductase: MPGWNATNIPDQSGRTAVVTGANSGIGYITARELARSGASVVLACRSAARGRAAEVRIRSEVPGAEVEFAPLDLADLASVREFAKDYGQRRESLDLLVNNAGVMALPYGRTADGFETQFGVNHLGHFALTGLLLPRLRAAAPGARIVNVSSGFHALADVDLDDLDGEHGYRRWIAYGRSKTANLLFTHELSRRFAAAGSTLVAAAAHPGYASSNLHAGASKLEGPTFNSRVAAFGNAFVAQPASSGALPTLYAATAPGVGPDDFIGPRFGWRGAPVRSWRAKRTFDDTSGERLWAASEKLTGVSYASLPR, from the coding sequence ATGCCCGGCTGGAACGCCACGAACATCCCCGACCAGAGCGGCCGGACCGCGGTCGTCACGGGGGCCAACAGCGGGATCGGCTACATCACCGCCCGCGAGCTCGCCCGGAGCGGTGCCTCGGTCGTCCTGGCTTGCCGCAGCGCCGCGCGCGGGCGCGCCGCCGAGGTCAGAATACGTTCCGAAGTGCCGGGAGCCGAAGTGGAGTTCGCCCCGCTCGACCTCGCCGACCTGGCTTCCGTACGGGAGTTCGCCAAGGACTACGGGCAGCGGCGGGAGTCGTTGGACCTGCTGGTCAACAACGCGGGCGTGATGGCGTTGCCGTACGGGCGGACCGCCGACGGGTTCGAGACCCAGTTCGGGGTCAACCACCTCGGGCACTTCGCGCTCACCGGGCTGCTGTTGCCGAGGCTGCGGGCCGCCGCGCCGGGCGCCCGGATCGTCAACGTCTCCAGCGGATTCCACGCCCTGGCCGACGTCGACCTCGACGACCTGGACGGCGAGCACGGCTACCGGCGCTGGATCGCCTACGGCCGCTCCAAGACCGCCAATCTGCTCTTCACGCACGAGCTGTCCCGGCGCTTCGCCGCCGCCGGCTCCACCCTCGTCGCCGCCGCCGCGCACCCCGGCTACGCCTCATCCAACCTCCACGCCGGAGCCTCGAAGCTGGAGGGCCCCACCTTCAACTCGCGCGTGGCGGCGTTCGGCAACGCGTTCGTCGCGCAGCCCGCGTCCTCGGGTGCGCTGCCCACGCTCTACGCGGCCACCGCGCCCGGGGTCGGGCCCGACGACTTCATCGGGCCGCGGTTCGGCTGGCGCGGGGCGCCCGTACGGTCCTGGAGGGCGAAGCGGACCTTCGACGACACGTCGGGCGAACGGCTCTGGGCCGCCTCCGAGAAGCTCACGGGAGTCTCGTACGCGTCCCTGCCGCGCTGA
- a CDS encoding ion transporter: MRVSMPARRGRVKLAARCRLATEAPAFGLAVFCVILLNAALMGVETYSGLAAEYRQVLGAAEDGCLVLFTLEMLLRVGAHADKPKAFFRDPWNLFDLAIVASAFVPVIRENTTLLRMLRLARVLRTARFLPHLRILLIAVGRSLPGTASFLFVGALVLYVYAMVGWVCFADSDPQHYGSVGRAALTLFLLTTLDGLTDAVRAGLQISRLSIIYYASYALLASFVLVNVLIGVVLNSLDEAREMEAEAGRVPAPAPDPDAGGPDVKERIATARRALDEIEASLASAHTGPARRLEASRTGS, translated from the coding sequence ATGAGAGTCTCGATGCCGGCCCGGCGCGGCCGCGTGAAGCTGGCGGCCAGATGCCGGCTGGCCACGGAGGCCCCCGCCTTCGGGCTGGCCGTCTTCTGCGTGATCCTGCTCAACGCGGCGTTGATGGGGGTGGAGACCTACAGCGGGCTGGCCGCGGAATACCGGCAGGTGCTCGGGGCCGCGGAGGACGGCTGCCTCGTCCTGTTCACGCTGGAGATGCTGCTGCGCGTGGGCGCGCACGCGGACAAGCCGAAAGCATTCTTCCGCGACCCGTGGAACCTCTTCGACCTCGCGATCGTGGCCTCCGCCTTCGTCCCCGTGATCCGCGAGAACACCACCCTCCTGCGGATGCTGCGGCTGGCCCGCGTCCTGCGCACCGCGCGGTTCCTGCCGCACCTGCGCATCCTGCTGATCGCCGTCGGCCGCAGCCTGCCGGGCACCGCCAGCTTCCTGTTCGTCGGCGCGCTCGTGCTGTACGTGTACGCCATGGTCGGCTGGGTCTGCTTCGCCGACTCCGACCCCCAGCACTACGGCTCGGTGGGGCGCGCCGCCCTCACGCTGTTCCTGCTGACCACGCTCGACGGCCTCACCGACGCCGTCCGCGCGGGGCTGCAGATCTCCCGCCTCAGCATCATCTACTACGCCTCCTACGCCCTGCTGGCCTCCTTCGTGCTGGTGAACGTGCTCATCGGCGTCGTCCTCAACTCGCTCGACGAGGCACGTGAGATGGAGGCGGAAGCCGGCCGGGTCCCGGCGCCGGCCCCGGACCCCGACGCGGGCGGGCCGGACGTCAAGGAGCGGATCGCCACCGCCCGCCGCGCGCTGGACGAGATCGAGGCGAGCCTCGCCTCCGCGCACACCGGGCCGGCCCGGCGGCTGGAGGCCTCCCGCACCGGTTCCTGA
- a CDS encoding precorrin-2 C(20)-methyltransferase — protein MSAGRLYGVGLGPGDPSLMTLRAVEVIAGADVVAYHSARHGRSIARSIAAKHLRADHIEEPLVYPVTTETTDHPGGYQGAMEEFYESAAARLAAHLDAGRTVAVLAEGDPLFYSSYMHMHKRLADRYETEVIPGVTSVSAAAARLGTPLVEGEEVLTILPGTLPEDELAARLAATDSAVVMKLGRTFPAVRGAMEKSGRLAEARYVERATMAGERTGVLAGIDPGSVPYFAVAVVPSRIGNPGSVPSGPGEVVVVGTGPAGPLWLTPETRRALADAEVLVGYTTYLDRVPARPGQIRHGSDNKVESERAEFALDLARRGQRVAVVSGGDPGVFAMATAVLEVAGQAEYKDVPVRVLPGLTAANAAAAAAGAPLGHDYATISLSDRLKPWEVIAERLRAAASADLVLALYNPGSRSRTWQVAQARELLLELRSPGTPVVVARDVGGPEQSVRIVTLAELEPSEVDMRTLLLIGSSQTQVTERADGSRITWTPRRYP, from the coding sequence ATGAGCGCCGGACGCCTCTACGGCGTGGGGCTCGGGCCCGGCGACCCCTCCCTGATGACGCTGCGCGCGGTCGAGGTGATCGCCGGGGCCGACGTCGTCGCCTACCACAGCGCCCGCCACGGCCGGTCCATCGCCCGCTCGATCGCCGCGAAGCACCTGCGCGCCGACCACATCGAGGAGCCGCTGGTCTACCCGGTCACCACCGAGACCACCGACCACCCCGGCGGCTACCAGGGCGCGATGGAGGAGTTCTACGAGTCCGCGGCCGCCCGCCTCGCCGCACACCTGGACGCCGGCCGGACCGTCGCCGTGCTCGCGGAGGGCGATCCGCTCTTCTACAGCTCGTACATGCACATGCACAAGCGGCTCGCGGACCGGTACGAGACCGAGGTGATCCCCGGGGTCACCTCGGTGAGCGCCGCCGCCGCCCGGCTCGGCACCCCGCTCGTCGAGGGCGAGGAGGTCCTGACCATCCTCCCCGGCACCCTGCCCGAGGACGAGCTCGCCGCCCGCCTGGCCGCCACCGACTCGGCCGTCGTGATGAAGCTCGGCCGGACCTTCCCCGCCGTGCGCGGGGCGATGGAGAAGAGCGGCCGGCTCGCCGAGGCGCGCTACGTCGAGCGCGCCACCATGGCCGGGGAGCGCACCGGAGTCCTCGCGGGCATCGACCCCGGGTCCGTCCCGTACTTCGCCGTCGCCGTCGTCCCCAGCCGGATCGGCAACCCGGGCAGCGTGCCGTCCGGCCCCGGCGAGGTCGTGGTCGTCGGCACCGGCCCGGCGGGCCCGCTGTGGCTGACCCCCGAGACCCGGCGGGCGCTGGCCGACGCCGAGGTGCTGGTCGGCTACACGACCTACCTGGACCGGGTCCCGGCCAGGCCGGGCCAGATCCGGCACGGCTCCGACAACAAGGTGGAGTCCGAACGCGCCGAGTTCGCCCTCGACCTGGCCCGGCGCGGACAGCGGGTGGCCGTGGTCTCCGGCGGCGACCCCGGGGTCTTCGCCATGGCCACGGCGGTCCTGGAGGTCGCCGGGCAGGCCGAGTACAAGGACGTGCCCGTACGGGTCCTGCCGGGGCTGACGGCGGCCAACGCGGCGGCCGCCGCGGCCGGTGCGCCGCTCGGCCACGACTACGCCACCATCTCGCTGTCCGACCGGCTCAAGCCCTGGGAGGTCATCGCGGAGCGGCTGCGCGCGGCCGCCTCGGCGGACCTGGTGCTCGCCCTGTACAACCCCGGCTCGCGCAGCCGGACCTGGCAGGTGGCGCAGGCCCGCGAGCTGCTGCTGGAGCTGCGCTCGCCCGGGACCCCGGTGGTCGTCGCGCGCGACGTCGGCGGCCCGGAGCAGTCGGTGCGGATCGTCACGCTCGCCGAACTGGAGCCGTCCGAGGTGGACATGCGCACCCTGCTGCTGATCGGGTCCTCGCAGACCCAGGTCACCGAGCGGGCCGACGGATCGAGGATCACCTGGACGCCGCGCCGCTACCCGTGA
- the cobM gene encoding precorrin-4 C(11)-methyltransferase has product MTVYFIGAGPGAADLITVRGARTLAAAPVCLYAGSLVPRELLAECPADARLVDTSQLNLDEIVAECVRAHAAGQDVARLHSGDPSIFSAVAEQMRRLDAAGIPYEVVPGVPAFAAAAAALKRELTVPTVGQTVILTRIAQQATPMPPGEDLATLGRSGALLVLHLATRYVDRVVDELLPHYGAQCPVAVVAMASRPDELILRGTLADIAAQVKEHGLVRTAVIVVGRTLGAEQFRDSHLYSPERDRHVC; this is encoded by the coding sequence ATGACCGTGTACTTCATCGGTGCGGGCCCCGGCGCCGCCGACCTGATCACGGTGCGCGGTGCCCGGACGCTGGCCGCCGCCCCGGTCTGCCTGTACGCGGGCAGCCTCGTCCCCCGCGAACTGCTCGCGGAATGCCCGGCGGACGCCCGGCTGGTGGACACCTCGCAGCTGAACCTGGACGAGATCGTCGCCGAGTGCGTACGGGCGCACGCGGCGGGCCAGGACGTGGCGCGGCTGCACTCCGGTGACCCGTCCATCTTCAGCGCCGTCGCGGAGCAGATGCGGCGGCTCGACGCGGCCGGCATCCCGTACGAAGTGGTCCCGGGCGTACCGGCCTTCGCCGCGGCGGCCGCGGCGCTGAAGCGGGAGCTGACCGTGCCCACCGTCGGCCAGACGGTGATCCTGACCCGGATCGCCCAGCAGGCCACCCCGATGCCGCCGGGCGAGGACCTGGCCACCTTGGGGCGCAGCGGCGCGCTGCTGGTGCTGCACCTGGCCACCCGCTACGTGGACCGGGTCGTCGACGAACTGCTGCCGCACTACGGGGCCCAGTGCCCGGTGGCGGTGGTGGCGATGGCCAGCCGCCCCGACGAGCTGATCCTGCGCGGCACCTTGGCCGACATCGCGGCCCAGGTGAAGGAGCACGGGCTGGTCCGCACCGCGGTCATCGTGGTGGGCCGTACGCTGGGCGCGGAGCAGTTCCGCGACAGCCACCTCTACTCCCCCGAACGCGACCGGCATGTCTGCTGA